One window of Diabrotica undecimpunctata isolate CICGRU chromosome 8, icDiaUnde3, whole genome shotgun sequence genomic DNA carries:
- the LOC140449154 gene encoding uncharacterized protein produces MFIPHRPTRPPRLRINNQTITPSENLKYLGLTFDTGLLWLDHVKMNRQKAADIGHKLFIIAGKDWGRTPKMLKAIYENAVKPMLLYGAEIWGKRAKDTRIAKQLAAAERPFLRAITRAYKTAPTAALHVLAGTTPLNIDAFAIYKTYNENKNSINNLKLKTSDTPHPTNRTIKLRQDINTPDIKVYTDASIKSDNNRESKAIGIYIENQKDTNRLKYKIKSSEDINSLEARALAKSAEIITQHIQDYENKTITFHTDSTATLRQIQNGNNRNKIINMAKLHLKKMTEHNIQYNIVKTDRQNAGLKIAHNLANTAHNNTQDDITVIRKQDIKQLRLNTRLAAWQQSWDTTDKGRKTYSIYKTVRLTPPTLTWKATQLITGHGHLQAYYHRFNLRDTDGNCGHCNTTEDQHHVINTCTIAQRQTARQTLTQQLLQKQLTYPPTNIDITDKELTQWINEWGEQMILDDDTQDT; encoded by the coding sequence ATGTTCATTCCACACAGACCAACCAGACCCCCGAGACTTCGAATTAATAACCAAACAATAACACCGTCAGAAAATCTCAAATACTTGGGACTGACCTTCGACACGGGCCTTCTATGGTTGGACCATGTGAAAATGAACAGGCAAAAAGCAGCCGACATTGGTCACAAGTTGTTTATAATCGCCGGCAAGGACTGGGGACGGACACCAAAAATGTTGAAGGCAATCTATGAGAACGCGGTAAAACCCATGCTCCTTTACGGAGCAGAGATCTGGGGCAAAAGAGCAAAGGACACAAGAATTGCAAAACAGTTGGCCGCCGCAGAAAGACCATTTCTGCGGGCGATCACAAGAGCATATAAGACCGCTCCAACAGCGGCCCTACACGTACTGGCCGGAACAACACCGCTGAACATAGATGCCTTCGCCATTTACAAAACATACAACGAAAACAAGAACAGCATAAACAACCTAAAACTCAAAACTTCAGACACACCACACCCTACAAACAGAACGATAAAACTAAGACAAGACATAAACACACCGGATATCAAGGTATATACCGACGCTAGCATCAAATCTGATAACAACAGAGAAAGCAAAGCGATCGGTATATACATTGAAAACCAAAAGGACACAAACAgactaaaatacaaaataaaatcgaGTGAAGACATAAATAGCCTAGAGGCCAGGGCCCTAGCTAAAAGCGCTGAAATAATAACTCAGCATATCCAAGACTACGAAAACAAGACAATCACATTCCACACGGACTCGACCGCAACACTACGTCAAATACAAAAcggaaataacagaaacaaaataataaacatgGCAAAATTGCACTTGAAAAAAATGACTGAACACAACATTCAATACAATATAGTAAAAACAGACAGACAAAACGCAGGACTAAAGATAGCACATAACCTAGCGAACACAGCACACAACAACACACAAGACGACATCACAGTAATCAGAAAACAAGACATAAAACAACTAAGACTGAACACAAGACTGGCCGCATGGCAACAATCATGGGACACGACAGACAAGGGGAGAAAGACTTACagcatatataaaactgtaagaTTGACTCCTCCAACACTCACGTGGAAAGCAACACAACTAATCACAGGACACGGACACTTACAAGCATACTATCATAGGTTCAACCTACGAGACACAGACGGAAACTGCGGACACTGCAACACAACCGAAGACCAACACCACGTTATCAACACATGCACGATAGCACAAAGACAAACAGCCAGACAAACTCTGACACAACAATTATTACAAAAACAACTGACATACCCACCAACCAACATCGACATCACAGACAAAGAACTAACACAATGGATCAACGAATGGGGTGAGCAAATGATCCTCGACGACGACACACAGGACACATAA